A section of the Streptococcus oriscaviae genome encodes:
- a CDS encoding S8 family serine peptidase — MNNHRFGGYAKLGFLAALLVSMNVGLATVHATTETTTTADAVTTTSSLTTEVPTVTLAAEVESPSSTDTENGTVLTDETSPATGTELSSEEPASSENQPTTTGTETTVSGSVSSQAATEEPYSHESNALINVPTVWEAGNKGEGMVVAIVDSGIDVEHDAFRLTDPEKAKYKTEADFNAVKEAAGINYGQWQNEKIVFVYNYLDTNTEVKENKEASHGAHVAGIAAGNPSQEDSSGSKIVGVAPEAQLMFMRVFSDNFGGGSGTQPFLYIRAIEDAVKLGADVINLSLGSAAGSLIDASVALNQAIEDAKKKGVSVVIAAGNDTAWGEGQGNPLVANPDYGLVASPAAAKDSIAVASYNNSHVTKEVFQVLGMENKPEFDNGLGTFTKPSGLAQDFVAGKEYEYVFVGLGKPEDFTGKALTGKVALIQRGAISFNDKIATAKKNGAVGAVIFNNVETGNDLSMAVTTRDARAIPSIFIPMKLGKELAAQSDAGVYKLVFNKKTALLPNPEANQMSDFTSWGLTADGELKPDVTAPGGAIYSSINNGKYASMNGTSMASPHVAGAIALVKKALLEKYPDLSSEQLQERIKQVLMSTARPHFDQASNAYVSPRQQGAGLIDVPAAIASSLYVTGLENYPSISLGNVQDQFDVTVVLTNTSDKEQTVRYLTHLNTDEVKDGRFSLKPRQLAQVEGETIILAGQSSKTITIRLDASSFASELTSLMPNGYYLEGFVRFLDAVEGIDLVSIPFVGFRGQFQNLAVLEKSIYDFTGQETPFYTENGFSADGSLTLDERNFYTALVSSKAEFNHETGEHGVQSPLVLGTFDDGNGNFLIKRDEQGRPILALSPNGDGNRDALMFRGVFLRNFRNLTATVYKADDTDRSNPLWISEPISGGKNFYAGRESNPRAHLLETTIWEAKDANGKDVPDGTYHYVISYLPTTAGSQLQTMEFTIQVSRVRPAITTGILDVDNMTFKPRSPIAYGLPIYRQRVYYIIPTKDENGNPIELEDPNNIGPSGRPLKEVLTQAKRIYVPVDENGVYTLPSKDILGRDLDVSSFFYAVEDLAGNVLSANLAEFADLPSDHGIVVVQVINDQTGEEHPTGYNYLIRDADGNVIAELVKPGGPLSNLQLLPFGTYTVELHLLDKDVSRLVDGEPTIKTFTVSEENSLLGVSFRVTPLVRYPVMADFGGLAPEGTKIFLINQYGEEIELTRARYAPEVFERLINQGTYTIRVELPAGYQALDLPQTYEVEKAVRNLLNLTLTSKGEALTTEAPPAFDLSVDTDGDGFSNQEELLAGTDYADPTSVPLVTAKGEEATAVAPPVGHIDLKGSSVTAPVLPAFDLSADADGDGFSNQEELLAGTDYADSTSVPLVTSKVEALLTEAPPAFDLSADTDGDGFSNQEELLAGTDYTDASSVPLVTSKVEAAYADALPAFDLSADTDGDGFSNQAELLAGTDYTNAASVPQATVKGESVNTAVSAPTDKVTSPAPILSLVTGERVAAAEIATASSSQLPHTGSVEDSMAYLGAMILVSLSGLLLLKKKEAA, encoded by the coding sequence ATGAACAATCATAGATTTGGTGGTTATGCTAAGCTAGGATTCTTAGCAGCGCTACTTGTATCCATGAATGTAGGACTTGCAACGGTTCATGCGACAACAGAGACAACAACGACTGCAGATGCTGTTACAACAACATCCAGTCTGACGACAGAAGTTCCGACAGTGACTCTGGCAGCAGAAGTTGAAAGCCCTAGTTCAACAGATACAGAAAATGGAACAGTTCTTACTGATGAAACCAGTCCTGCTACTGGGACAGAACTTTCTTCAGAAGAACCTGCATCATCGGAAAACCAGCCGACGACCACTGGTACAGAAACGACAGTTTCTGGATCGGTGTCTAGTCAAGCAGCGACTGAAGAACCCTATTCTCATGAGAGCAATGCCCTTATCAATGTTCCGACAGTTTGGGAAGCTGGGAACAAAGGTGAGGGGATGGTTGTCGCTATCGTGGACTCTGGGATTGACGTTGAACACGATGCCTTTCGTCTAACTGACCCAGAAAAGGCGAAGTATAAGACAGAAGCTGATTTTAATGCTGTAAAGGAAGCGGCGGGAATCAACTACGGCCAATGGCAAAATGAGAAAATTGTCTTTGTTTACAACTATCTGGATACCAACACAGAAGTCAAAGAGAACAAGGAAGCCTCTCACGGAGCCCATGTTGCAGGGATTGCAGCCGGTAATCCTTCGCAAGAGGATAGTAGTGGTTCTAAGATTGTCGGGGTTGCGCCAGAAGCTCAGCTCATGTTCATGCGTGTCTTTTCAGATAATTTTGGAGGCGGCAGTGGTACCCAACCCTTCCTCTACATCCGCGCTATTGAAGACGCGGTTAAATTGGGAGCAGATGTTATCAACCTTAGTTTGGGTTCGGCAGCTGGTTCCCTGATTGATGCCAGCGTCGCCCTGAATCAGGCAATTGAAGATGCCAAGAAAAAAGGGGTTTCGGTCGTTATCGCGGCTGGAAATGATACCGCTTGGGGCGAAGGTCAAGGAAATCCTCTGGTAGCCAATCCAGATTATGGACTGGTCGCTTCTCCTGCGGCTGCCAAAGACTCAATCGCTGTGGCTTCTTACAATAACTCACACGTTACCAAAGAAGTCTTTCAGGTTCTTGGGATGGAGAATAAGCCAGAGTTTGACAATGGTTTGGGAACCTTTACCAAGCCGAGCGGCCTTGCTCAAGATTTTGTTGCTGGCAAGGAGTACGAGTATGTGTTTGTTGGCCTTGGAAAACCAGAAGATTTTACTGGCAAAGCATTGACTGGTAAAGTGGCTCTTATCCAACGTGGCGCGATTTCTTTCAATGACAAAATTGCAACAGCGAAGAAAAACGGTGCTGTGGGAGCAGTTATTTTTAATAACGTTGAAACTGGAAATGACCTCTCAATGGCGGTAACGACTCGCGATGCGCGTGCCATTCCATCTATCTTCATTCCGATGAAGCTAGGTAAAGAATTAGCAGCTCAGTCAGATGCGGGCGTTTATAAGCTCGTTTTTAACAAAAAGACAGCTCTTTTGCCCAACCCAGAAGCCAATCAAATGTCAGACTTCACCAGCTGGGGCTTGACAGCAGACGGTGAATTGAAACCAGATGTAACAGCACCTGGTGGCGCGATTTACTCTAGTATCAACAATGGCAAGTATGCTAGCATGAACGGAACCTCGATGGCTTCTCCTCATGTGGCGGGTGCTATTGCTTTGGTTAAGAAAGCGTTGCTTGAAAAATACCCAGATTTATCGTCAGAACAACTGCAAGAGCGGATCAAACAAGTTTTGATGAGTACGGCTCGTCCTCACTTCGATCAGGCTTCTAATGCCTATGTTTCTCCTCGTCAGCAGGGGGCAGGGCTGATTGATGTGCCTGCTGCGATTGCAAGTTCTCTCTATGTGACAGGATTGGAAAACTATCCAAGCATCTCTCTTGGAAATGTCCAGGACCAATTTGATGTGACGGTGGTTCTAACGAATACTTCTGACAAGGAGCAGACAGTACGCTATCTGACCCACCTCAATACGGATGAAGTCAAAGACGGACGCTTCAGCCTGAAGCCTCGCCAGTTGGCTCAGGTAGAAGGGGAAACTATTATACTGGCAGGTCAGTCTAGCAAGACCATCACCATTCGTTTGGATGCCTCTAGCTTCGCATCTGAATTGACGTCCTTGATGCCAAACGGCTACTATCTTGAAGGATTTGTCCGTTTCCTTGATGCAGTCGAAGGCATTGACCTTGTAAGTATCCCGTTTGTTGGTTTCCGCGGTCAATTCCAAAACTTGGCTGTTCTTGAGAAATCTATCTATGACTTTACAGGTCAAGAAACGCCATTCTATACAGAAAATGGCTTTTCTGCAGATGGAAGTCTGACTCTAGATGAGAGAAACTTCTACACTGCCCTTGTTTCCAGCAAGGCCGAATTCAATCACGAAACTGGTGAGCACGGGGTGCAATCGCCTCTTGTTCTAGGAACATTCGATGATGGAAACGGCAATTTCCTTATTAAACGCGATGAACAAGGCCGACCAATCCTTGCCCTTTCACCAAACGGTGATGGCAACCGTGATGCCTTGATGTTCCGTGGTGTTTTCTTGCGGAACTTCCGTAACCTGACTGCGACAGTCTACAAGGCTGATGACACAGATCGTAGCAATCCGCTATGGATTAGCGAACCAATCTCAGGTGGTAAGAATTTCTACGCTGGCAGAGAATCCAATCCTCGTGCCCACCTCTTAGAAACAACCATTTGGGAAGCAAAAGATGCCAACGGAAAAGATGTGCCAGATGGCACCTACCACTATGTGATTTCCTACCTCCCAACCACGGCTGGTAGCCAATTGCAAACCATGGAATTTACCATTCAGGTAAGCCGAGTGCGTCCAGCCATCACGACCGGTATTTTGGATGTAGACAATATGACCTTTAAGCCACGTTCACCAATTGCTTACGGCCTGCCAATTTACCGTCAGCGGGTCTACTACATCATCCCAACCAAGGATGAAAATGGCAACCCAATCGAATTGGAAGATCCGAACAATATCGGACCGAGCGGCCGTCCGCTCAAAGAGGTTTTGACACAGGCAAAACGCATCTATGTACCGGTGGACGAAAACGGTGTATACACCTTGCCAAGCAAGGATATTCTCGGGCGTGACTTGGATGTTTCAAGCTTCTTCTATGCAGTGGAAGATTTGGCCGGAAATGTCCTGAGTGCCAACCTTGCAGAATTTGCAGATCTCCCAAGCGACCATGGTATTGTCGTGGTTCAAGTGATCAACGACCAGACAGGAGAAGAACACCCAACCGGTTACAACTACCTGATTCGTGATGCGGATGGAAATGTTATTGCAGAATTGGTAAAACCAGGCGGCCCGCTTAGCAACCTGCAGCTCTTGCCGTTCGGTACCTACACTGTTGAGTTGCATCTGCTAGATAAGGATGTTTCCCGTCTAGTTGATGGGGAGCCAACCATTAAGACCTTTACTGTTTCAGAGGAGAATAGTCTCTTGGGTGTATCCTTCCGTGTAACACCACTTGTCCGCTACCCAGTTATGGCAGATTTTGGTGGACTTGCTCCAGAGGGGACAAAGATTTTCCTCATCAATCAGTACGGTGAAGAAATTGAATTGACTCGTGCACGTTATGCACCAGAAGTTTTTGAGCGTCTGATTAACCAAGGAACCTACACCATCCGTGTAGAATTGCCTGCTGGCTATCAAGCGCTTGACCTTCCTCAAACCTATGAAGTAGAAAAAGCAGTTCGCAATCTCCTCAACCTGACGTTGACTAGCAAGGGAGAAGCGCTCACGACAGAAGCTCCACCAGCCTTTGATTTGTCAGTTGATACAGACGGCGATGGCTTTAGCAACCAAGAGGAATTGTTAGCAGGAACAGACTATGCAGATCCAACATCTGTACCGCTTGTGACGGCTAAGGGCGAAGAGGCGACAGCAGTTGCTCCTCCTGTAGGTCATATTGACCTAAAAGGCAGCTCAGTAACTGCGCCTGTCCTTCCAGCCTTTGATTTGTCAGCTGATGCGGACGGCGACGGCTTTAGCAACCAAGAGGAATTGTTAGCAGGAACAGACTATGCAGATTCAACGTCTGTACCGCTTGTGACATCTAAGGTAGAAGCGCTTCTGACGGAAGCCCCACCAGCCTTTGATTTATCAGCCGATACAGACGGCGACGGCTTTAGCAACCAAGAAGAGTTGTTAGCGGGAACTGACTACACCGACGCATCTTCTGTACCGCTTGTGACATCTAAGGTGGAAGCGGCCTATGCTGATGCTCTACCAGCCTTTGATTTGTCGGCAGATACAGACGGTGACGGCTTTAGCAACCAAGCAGAATTGCTAGCAGGAACAGATTACACTAATGCGGCTTCTGTGCCACAGGCAACTGTTAAGGGAGAAAGCGTGAACACCGCTGTTTCAGCACCGACAGACAAAGTCACTTCGCCAGCACCAATTCTTTCTCTGGTGACAGGTGAGCGTGTTGCAGCAGCAGAAATTGCAACTGCCTCAAGTAGCCAATTGCCACATACGGGTTCTGTTGAGGATTCAATGGCCTATTTGGGAGCAATGATTCTTGTTTCACTTTCAGGACTTCTTCTTTTGAAAAAGAAAGAAGCTGCTTAA
- a CDS encoding metal ABC transporter solute-binding protein, Zn/Mn family, which translates to MKQGICRLIVAGFSLLLLAACQTIEQKEELDSGLRIVTSFYPVYSMVKEVSGNLNDVRMIRSGTGIHSFEPSASDIRAIYDADAFIYHSHILESWAGRLDPNLEGSTVRVLEATEGMALSRVAGLEEVEVAEGMDESNLYDPHTWLDPSLVGEEAEKIAELLAQLDPSNEESYRRNAADLKARAESLVARYQPLFAQAKTKTFVTQHTAFSYLARRFGLTQLGIAGVSEEEPSPRRLAEIKDFVDRYQVKTIFTERGVSEKLAQSLASSTGVRLQVLDPLEADPANNLTYLENLEGVLETLVKELSK; encoded by the coding sequence ATGAAACAAGGCATATGCAGGCTCATTGTGGCAGGTTTTAGTTTGTTGTTGTTGGCTGCTTGTCAAACAATAGAGCAGAAAGAAGAACTAGATTCAGGGTTGCGGATTGTAACCAGTTTTTATCCTGTTTATTCGATGGTTAAGGAAGTGTCGGGTAATCTGAACGATGTACGGATGATTCGTTCAGGCACAGGAATCCATTCATTTGAGCCGTCAGCAAGTGATATTCGGGCAATTTATGATGCGGATGCTTTTATTTATCATTCCCATATCTTGGAGTCATGGGCGGGTCGTTTGGATCCAAACTTGGAAGGCTCAACCGTTCGAGTGCTAGAGGCAACAGAGGGCATGGCTTTGTCCCGTGTTGCTGGCTTGGAAGAGGTAGAGGTAGCAGAAGGGATGGATGAGTCCAATCTCTATGATCCTCATACCTGGTTGGACCCTAGCTTGGTGGGAGAAGAGGCGGAGAAAATCGCAGAACTCTTAGCACAACTGGATCCGAGCAACGAAGAGAGTTATCGTAGAAATGCTGCGGATTTGAAAGCAAGAGCCGAGAGTTTGGTAGCCAGATATCAGCCACTTTTTGCTCAAGCCAAAACCAAAACCTTTGTCACTCAACACACAGCCTTTTCCTATCTAGCCCGACGTTTTGGGCTGACACAGCTAGGGATAGCGGGCGTTTCTGAGGAAGAACCTAGTCCCCGTAGGCTGGCTGAGATTAAGGATTTTGTGGATCGCTATCAGGTGAAGACCATTTTTACAGAACGTGGCGTTTCTGAAAAATTAGCACAATCCCTAGCCAGCTCCACCGGAGTGCGCCTACAAGTGTTGGATCCATTGGAGGCTGACCCCGCCAATAATCTGACCTATTTGGAAAATTTGGAAGGTGTGCTGGAAACGCTGGTAAAAGAGCTAAGTAAATAG
- the tig gene encoding trigger factor translates to MSVSFESKETNRGVLTFTIAQDAIKPELDRVFNKVKKDINLPGFRKGHLPRAVFNQKFGEEALYQDVVNALLPNAYEAAVAEAGLEVVAQPKIDVVSMEKGQDWVITAEVVTKPEVKLGDYKNLTVSVEATKEVSDEEVDAKIERERNNLAELTLKEGPAAEGDTVVIDFVGSVDGVEFDGGKGENFSLGLGSGQFIPGFEAQLVGHAAGEEVNVEVTFPEDYQATDLAGKPALFVTKIHEVKAKVVPALDDELAKDIDEEVETLDELKAKYRKELEAAKEAAYEDAVESATLELAVENAEIVDLPEEMIHEEVHRAMNEFLGGMQQQGISPDMYFQITGTTKEDLHKQYEADAAKRTKTNLVVEAVAKAEGFEATEEEINKEIEDLAATYKMEVAQVRTLLSPEMLKHDIAVKKAVDVITSTASVK, encoded by the coding sequence ATGTCAGTATCATTTGAATCAAAAGAAACCAACCGTGGTGTTTTGACGTTTACAATCGCTCAAGACGCTATCAAACCAGAATTGGATCGCGTTTTCAACAAAGTTAAGAAAGATATCAACCTTCCAGGTTTCCGTAAAGGTCACCTGCCACGCGCTGTCTTCAACCAAAAATTTGGTGAAGAAGCTCTTTATCAGGATGTAGTGAATGCTCTCTTGCCAAACGCTTATGAAGCAGCGGTAGCAGAAGCTGGACTTGAAGTGGTTGCACAGCCAAAAATTGATGTTGTATCAATGGAAAAAGGTCAAGACTGGGTGATTACTGCTGAAGTAGTTACCAAACCTGAAGTAAAATTGGGTGACTACAAGAACCTGACAGTTTCAGTAGAAGCAACCAAAGAAGTATCTGATGAAGAAGTTGATGCGAAAATCGAGCGCGAGCGTAACAACTTGGCTGAGTTGACCCTCAAAGAAGGGCCAGCAGCAGAAGGCGACACCGTGGTTATCGACTTTGTTGGCTCTGTTGATGGTGTTGAATTTGACGGTGGAAAAGGTGAGAATTTCTCACTTGGACTTGGTTCAGGTCAATTTATCCCAGGTTTTGAAGCACAGTTGGTTGGTCATGCAGCTGGTGAAGAAGTAAACGTTGAAGTAACCTTCCCAGAAGACTATCAAGCAACTGATCTTGCAGGTAAGCCAGCCCTCTTCGTGACAAAAATCCATGAAGTAAAAGCAAAAGTAGTTCCTGCGCTTGACGACGAGTTGGCAAAAGACATCGATGAAGAAGTAGAAACATTGGATGAGTTGAAAGCGAAGTACCGCAAAGAGTTAGAAGCAGCAAAAGAAGCAGCTTATGAAGATGCGGTAGAATCAGCAACGCTTGAATTGGCAGTAGAAAATGCTGAAATCGTAGATCTTCCAGAAGAAATGATTCACGAAGAAGTACATCGTGCGATGAATGAATTCTTGGGTGGCATGCAGCAACAAGGTATTTCACCAGACATGTACTTCCAAATCACTGGTACTACAAAAGAAGACCTTCACAAGCAATACGAAGCGGATGCAGCAAAACGTACTAAGACCAACTTGGTTGTTGAAGCAGTAGCAAAAGCAGAAGGTTTTGAAGCAACAGAAGAAGAAATCAACAAGGAAATCGAAGACTTGGCAGCAACTTACAAGATGGAAGTGGCACAAGTTCGTACCCTTCTTTCTCCAGAAATGCTCAAACACGACATCGCTGTGAAGAAAGCTGTTGATGTGATCACAAGCACAGCTAGTGTGAAATAA